TTTACCACCATTTACCTTCTCCTTCTGTATACCACCATTTACCCTCTCCTTGTCTATACCACCGTTTGCCCTCTCCTTCTGTTTACCACCATTTACCCTCTCCTTCTGTTTACCACCATTTACCCTCTCCTCTATACCACCATTTACCCTCTCCTTGTCTTTACCACCATTTACCCTCTCCTTCTCCATACCACCATTTACCCTCTCCTTCTGTTTACCACCATTTACCCTCTCATTCTCTATACCACCATTTGCCCTCTCCTTCTGTTTACCACCATTTACCCTCTCCTTCTGTTTACCACCATTTACCCTCTCCTTGTCTTTACCACCATTTACCCTCTCCTTCTGTTTACCACCATTTACCCTCTCTTTGTCTTTACCACCATTTACCCTCTCCTTCTGTTTACCACCATTTACCCTCTCCTCCTCTTTACCACCATTTACCCTCTCCTTCTGTTTACCACCATTTACCCTCTCATCCTCTTTACCACCATTTACCCTCTCCTCTTTATCACCATTTACCCTCTCCTTCTGTTTACCACCATTTACCCTCTCATTCTCTATACCACCATTTGCCCTCTCCTTCTGTTTACCACCATTTACCCTCTCCTCCTCTTTACCACCATTTACCCTCTCCTTCTGTTACCACCATTTACCCTCTCATCCTCTTTACCACCATTTACCCTCTCCTCTTTATCACCATTTACCCTCTCCTTCTGTTTACCACCATTTACCCTCTCATTCTCTATACCACCATTTGCCCTCTCCTTCTGTTTACCACCATTTACCCTCTCCTTCTGTTTACCACCATTTACCCTCTCCTTGTCTTTACCACCATTTACCCTCTCCTTCTGTTTACCACCATTTACCCTCTCTTTCTCTATACCACCATTTACCCTCTCCTTCTGTTTACCACCATTTACCCTCTCCTCCTCTATACCACCATTTACCCTCTCCTCCTCTTTACCACCATTTACCCTCTCCTTGTCTTTACCACCATTTACCTATCCTTGTCTTTACCACCATTTACCCTCTCCTTCTGTTTACCACCATTTACCTCTCCTTCTGTTTACCACCATTTACCCTCTCCTCCTCTTTACCACCATTTACCCTCTCCTTCTGTTTACCACCATTTACCCTCTCCTTCTGTTTACCACCATTTACCCTCTCCTCCTCTTTACCACCATTTACCCTCTCCTTCTGTTTACCACCATTTACCCTCTCATCCTCTTTACCACCATTTACCCTCTCCTCTTTATCACCATTTACCCTCTCCTCCTCTATACCACCATTTACCCTCTCCTCCTCTTTACCACCATTTACCCTCTCCTTGTCTTTACCACCATTTACCCTCTCCTTCTGTTTACCACCATTTACCCTCTCCTTCTGTTTACCACCATTTACCCTCTCCTCCTCTTTACCACCATTTACCCTCTCCTTCTGTTTACCACCATTTACCCTCTCCTTCTGTTTACCACCATTTACCCTCTCCTTGTCTTTACCACCATTTACCCCTCTCCTTCTCTTTACCACCATTTACCCTCTCATCCTCTTTACCACCATTTACCATCTCCTTCTGTTTACCACCATTTACCCTCTCCTTCAGTTTACCACCATTTACCCTCTCATCCTCTTTACCACCATTTACCCTCTCCTTCAGTTTACCACCATTTACCCTCTCCACCTGTTTACCACCATTTACCCTCTCCACCTCTTTACCACCATTTACCCTCTCCTCCTCTTTACCACCATTTACCCTCTCCTTCAGTTTACCACCATTTACCCTCTCCTTCTGTTTACCACCATTTACCCTCTCCTTCTGTTTACCACCATTTACCCTCTCCTTTTGTTTCCCCcatttttccccccctttttgtTTTCCACCTTTACCCTCCTTGTCTTTTCCCCATTTACCCCCTTTCCGTCTTTTCCACCCTTTTCCTCCCTTCTATTTTCCCCCATTACCCCCCCTTTGTTTCCCCCATTTACCCTCTTTGTTTTACCACATTTTCCCTCTCTCTATACCCATAATTTACCCTTCCCCTTTTATACCCCCTTTACCCTTCCCCTTTGTTCCAATTACCCTCTCTTTAACCATTTTCCCTCTCTTCGTTTGCCCATTTACCCCCTCCTTCTGTTTCACCCCTTTTCCTTCCTTTTCTTACCCCCATTCCCCCCTCTCCTCCTCTTTACCACCATTTACCCTCTCCTTCTGTTTGCACCAATTTTCCTCTCTTCATCCTCGTACAACCATTTACCCTCTCCTTCTGTATACGACAATTTACCCTCTCCTCCTCTTTACCACCATTTACCCTCTCCTTCTATTTGCCACCATTTACCCTCTCCTTCTGTTTGCCACCATTTACCCTCTCCTTGTCTTTACCACCATTTACCCTCTCCTCCTCTTTATCACCATTTACCCTCTCCTTCTGTTTACCACCATTTACCCTCTCCTTGTCTTTACCACCATTTGCCCCCTCCTTGTCTTTACCACCATTTACCCTCTCCTTGTCTTTACCACCATTTACCCTCTCCTTCTGTTTACCACAATTTACCCTCTCCTCCTCTGTACCACCATTTATCCTCTCCTTCTGTTTACCACCATTTACCCTCTCCTCCTCTATACCACCATTTACCCTCTCAAATTCCTAGTTCGCTCCATATTTTCTATGTTTAATGCCTGGTTCGATATACCTAGTAATTTGTATTTCACTATCCCTCTCATCATTTAGAGAACGTTACATTGCCTTATATGGCCAGGATTTCTTGTTTCAATGTATCGTCTCACGGATATTCTGTggaaatctatatttttgtgaaaattttgtttccgtttattgattttgagttttGTTTACACTTCAGTATTATCTATAGGATGTCTTTGTTAATGCCAGTATTcctatttatgtaaacaaacagATTATCCACATTTTTGGATTTACATTACATAATAATGTTTTACACGGAGTGGGTTTTATCTTATGTTTGTTTCTGTAAACACATGGCGATCATTCCCTAAATATACCTTACTCTGCGTTAGTggatatattaaatatcatatttatcatacTTGGTATTGTTTCGTGACTGTTCGCGGCTTAGTTTGTAAAACCTGTCTTACAAGTCACGTGCGCTGTATAACTATGATACAGTTTTAAGTTTCCATGTTcgtggtgtttttttttatactgtGCAGTTATAATATGTCTTGTCAATTAGGATTGGATATTAAATCATATGCAACTTAAAACTATGTGTAGTTTGtctgtgatacaatccctcaccacaaaaataaaacagagTAAGAAAACAAGCCTGAcgtctgtataacaacacagtgTAATTATTTACAGCATATCCACCTTAATTAGCGTCCGTCCTTAACAGCTGTCCCTGTCAGAGGCTACACTAGGTGTCTGTTGAAGGTTTGCTTCTGGGTCATATTTTCAGGCATGACACAAACTATTACAAATACTATGACTGAAGGCCCACTCGTCCGTAATACACGATGCCTTGTTTAACAATAATAAACTTTACTGTCAATTGAATAGGTCATAATGTATAGCGATATATTTAATTAACgaataatatttcatttatcgAACGGAATCAAGTTTTCATGTCTTGTTAACTTGATGGGTGTTTCTAAACTTAAGGTTTGATTCCTCAGTTTATAAGTTGAGGAATCATCCTTAAATCCTGTGACGATTTCCTTTTAGAACCCCTCCCCTCTTACTGGGTAATCACATACAGATGCCCatatgtaataggagaggaaaaatgcacggccagaccggggttcgaacctgggacctccgaacactagccggatgatctaccaattgagctatctggtcgccgatgatcgaccctaTATCCAGCACATCACTAATCCTTAGTATCCACCCTACCATTTACAAATTAATCCCTGATAGTTACTTATCCAGCACATCACTAATCCTTAGTATCCACCCTACCATTTACATGTTAATCCCCGATAGTTACTTATCCAGCACACCACTAATCCTTAGTATCCACCCTACCATTTACAAGTTAATCCCCGATAGTTACTTATCCAGCACATCACTAATCCTTAGTATCCACCCTACCATTTACATGTTAATCCCTGATAGTTACTTATCCAGCACACCACTAATCCTTAGTATCCACCCTACCATTTACAAGTTAATCCCCGATAGTTACTTATCCAGCACACCACTAATCCTTAGTATCCACCCTACCATTTACATGTTAATCCCCGATAGTTACTTATCCAGCACACCACTAATCCTTAGTATCCTTAGTATCATTTACCAGTTCTTCTCTGTGATGAAATTGTCCCCACTCCCTTATCAGAACTGATCCACTTGACTACATGTATCATTTGTCAAATGGAACTTATCTAATTTACATCAC
The sequence above is drawn from the Pecten maximus chromosome 9, xPecMax1.1, whole genome shotgun sequence genome and encodes:
- the LOC117334839 gene encoding suprabasin-like produces the protein MFYGQKHPMSLAQCFMDEEERVNGGKQKERINGGTEEERVNCGKQKERVNGGKDKERVNGGKDKEGANGGKDKERVNGGKQKERVNGDKEEERVNGGKDKERVNGGKQKERKERVNGGKQKERVNGGKLKERVNGGKEEERVNGGKEVERVNGGKQVERVNGGKLKERVNGGKEDERVNGGKLKERVNGGKQKEMVNGGKEDERKERVNGGKQKERVNGGKEEERVNGGKQKERVNGGKQKERVNGGKDKERVNGGKEEERVNGGIEEERVNGDKEERVNGGKEDERVNGGKQKERVNGGKEEERVNGGKQKERVNGGKQKERVNGGKEEERERVNGGKEEERVNGGIEEERVNGGKQKERVNGGIEKERVNGGKQKERVNGGKDKERVNGGKQKERVNGGKQKERANGGIENERVNGGKQKERVNGDKEERKERVNGGKEEERVNGGKQKERANGGIENERVNGGKQKERVNGDKEERVNGGKEDERVNGGKQKERVNGGKEEERVNGGKQKERVNGGKDKERVNGGKQKERVNGGKDKERVNGGKQKERVNGGKQKERANGGIENERVNGGKQKERVNGGMEKERVNGGKDKERVNGGIEERVNGGKQKERVNGGKQKERANGGIDKERVNGGIQKEKVNGGKDKERVNGGKQKERVNGGKQKERVNGGKEDERVNGGKEDERVNGGIQKERVNGGKEDERVNGGIQKERE